One genomic region from Haloterrigena gelatinilytica encodes:
- a CDS encoding DoxX family membrane protein yields the protein MSILPQSEQQSDGDSQSASDSDVTARPLFRLGRVLFGGVLAFTAVDNLRQLEGRIDYADAKDAPLPGVTVPSVSGSLLLGGISVALWRAPAAGAAAIASFLIGTTPIMHDFWNEDDPQQQQQELTHFLKNTALLGAALAFLEVGQRET from the coding sequence ATGAGCATTCTCCCCCAATCCGAACAGCAGAGCGACGGCGACTCTCAATCGGCGTCGGACTCGGACGTAACCGCGCGGCCGCTGTTCCGCCTCGGGCGGGTCCTCTTCGGCGGCGTCCTCGCGTTCACGGCCGTCGACAATCTCCGGCAACTCGAGGGGCGGATCGACTACGCCGACGCCAAGGACGCGCCGCTGCCCGGCGTGACGGTGCCCTCGGTCAGCGGGAGTCTCCTGCTGGGCGGCATCAGCGTCGCCCTCTGGCGGGCCCCGGCGGCCGGCGCCGCGGCGATCGCCAGCTTCCTGATCGGGACGACGCCGATCATGCACGACTTCTGGAACGAGGACGATCCCCAACAGCAACAACAGGAGCTGACCCACTTCCTGAAGAACACCGCGCTGCTGGGCGCGGCCCTCGCGTTCCTCGAGGTCGGCCAGCGAGAGACGTAG
- a CDS encoding GNAT family N-acetyltransferase translates to MSALRVRRFEPADADRIRELHETAMRDVGAYVADVPDEDLETVTETYFESGGEFLVGEREGRIVAMGAFRPVDGTDFVAQVLPDLPESTVELTRMRVDPGYQRRGYGRRVATELERRARERGATQIVLDTRPTQTAARGLYETLGYEEAARERIEGFGEPFELVFYRKSILDGE, encoded by the coding sequence ATGTCCGCCCTCCGCGTTCGCCGATTCGAACCGGCGGACGCCGATCGGATCCGGGAGCTACACGAAACGGCCATGCGAGACGTCGGGGCCTACGTCGCGGACGTTCCGGACGAGGACCTCGAGACCGTCACCGAGACGTACTTCGAGAGCGGCGGCGAGTTCCTCGTCGGCGAGCGCGAGGGGCGAATCGTCGCCATGGGCGCGTTCCGGCCGGTCGACGGGACGGACTTCGTCGCCCAGGTCCTCCCCGACCTCCCGGAGTCGACGGTCGAACTAACCCGGATGCGCGTCGATCCGGGCTATCAGCGCCGCGGCTACGGTCGGCGGGTCGCGACGGAACTCGAGCGACGCGCTCGCGAGCGGGGAGCGACGCAGATCGTCCTCGATACGAGGCCGACACAGACCGCCGCCCGCGGGCTCTACGAGACGCTGGGGTACGAGGAAGCGGCGCGCGAGCGGATCGAGGGATTCGGCGAGCCGTTCGAACTGGTGTTTTATCGGAAATCGATCCTCGACGGCGAGTGA